The Erythrolamprus reginae isolate rEryReg1 chromosome 5, rEryReg1.hap1, whole genome shotgun sequence genome window below encodes:
- the WDFY1 gene encoding WD repeat and FYVE domain-containing protein 1, which yields MAAEIHSRPQSSRPVLLSKIEGHQDAVSAALAIPKEDGIITASEDRTIRVWLKRDSGQYWPSIYHTMSSPCSSMAYHHDSRRLFVGQDNGAIMEFHISEDFNKMNFIKTYPAHQNRVSAITFCLEAEWVISTGHDKAVSWMCTRSGNMLGRHYFTSWASCLQYDFETQHAFIGDYSGQITLLKLEQSTSSVITTLKGHEGSISSLWWDPVQRLLFSGASDNSIIMWDIGGRRGRTLLLQGHHDKVQGLSYLQLTRQLVSCSADGGITVWNMDISREEAPQWLESDSCQKCEQPFFWNIKQMWDTKTLGLRQHHCRKCGQAVCGKCSTKRSSYPIMGFEFQVRVCDSCFESIKDEDHTSLATFHEGKHNICHMSMDISRGLMVTCGTDRVVKIWDLTPVVGCSLATGYTSR from the exons ATGGCGGCCGAGATTCACTCGCGGCCGCAGAGCAGCCGGCCGGTGCTGCTGAGCAAGATCGAGGGGCACCAGGACGCCGTCAGCGCTGCGCTCGCTATCCCCAAAGAGGACGGCATCATCACGGCCAGCGAGGACAG GACGATTAGAGTATGGCTGAAAAGAGACAGTGGACAATATTGGCCCAGCATTTACCATACAATGTCAT CTCCTTGTTCAAGTATGGCTTATCATCATGACAGTAGACGACTATTTGTAGGCCAAGATAACGGAGCTATTATG gAGTTTCATATCTCAGAAGACTTTAATAAGATGAATTTTATCAAGACTTACCCAG CTCACCAGAACAGAGTGTCAGCAATCACTTTTTGCTTGGAAGCAGAATGGGTGATTAGCACTGGCCATGATAAAGCTGTCAGTTGGATGTGTACCAGAAGTGGAAATATGTTGGGAAGACACTATTTCACTTCCTGGGCATCTTGCCTACA ATACGACTTTGAAACCCAGCATGCCTTTATTGGAGACTACTCTGGACAGATTACTTTGTTGAAGTTAGAACAGAGCACGAGTTCAGTGATAACAACTCTCAAGGGTCATGAAg gaAGTATTTCTTCTTTGTGGTGGGATCCTGTTCAGCGATTACTCTTCTCTGGAGCATCTGATAACAGCATAATCATGTGGGATATTGGTGGAAGAAGAGGTCGAACCCTGCTTCTTCAAGGTCATCA TGACAAAGTGCAAGGCCTCTCTTACCTCCAGCTCACGCGACAGCTGGTTTCTTGTTCAGCAGATGGAGGGATCACAGTCTGGAATATGGATATTAGTAGGGAAGAG GCCCCACAATGGTTGGAAAGTGATTCCTGTCAGAAATGTGAACAGCCATTTTTCTGGAATATAAAACAGATGTGGGACACAAAGACTCTGGGTCTGAGGCAG CATCACTGTAGGAAATGTGGTCAAGCAGTATGTGGCAAATGCAGCACGAAACGCTCCAGCTATCCCATAATGGGCTTTGAATTTCAAGTCCGGGTTTGTGACTCTTGTTTTGAGTCTATCAAAGATGAAGA tcACACTTCTTTGGCAACTTTTCATGAAGGAAAACACAACATATGTCATATGTCCATGGATATTTCAAGAGGACTTATGGTGACATGTGGAACTGATCGTGTAGTAAAG